The Deltaproteobacteria bacterium genomic interval AAGCGGCATGATGCCGAAGTTCACGAGGTTGTCCTTATGGATACGCGCAAAGCTCTTTGCGATGACGGCCTTTATGCCAAGATACATCGGGCAAAGCGCTGCGTGCTCTCTCGAAGACCCCTGGCCGTAGTTCTCTCCGCCGATGACAAAGCCGCCTTTCGCGGCCTTTGCCTTCTCGTGGAACTTGGCATCTATTGCCGAGAATACCGACTCCGAGTACTTAGGCACATTGCTTCTGTATTTTAGCCACGTGCCTGCCGGAGTGATATGGTCTGTCGTGATGTTGTCGCCAAGCTTTATTAGCGCCTTGCCGCGTATGCTGTCAGAGAGCTTCGCCTGCACCGGAAGCGGCTGAATGTTCGGGCCCCTCATGACCTCGACCTTATCCGGGGTCTTCGAAGGCGTTAACACCATCGAATCGTCAACGAGGAAGGTCTTCGGGGTCTTTATCTTCGGGTACTTCCCGAGCTTCCTCGGGTCGGTTATCTTACCGGTAATTGCCGCTGCGATTGCGACCTCCGGGCTGCAGAGAAACACCTTTGCGTCCTTGGTGCCGCTCCTGCCTTCGAAGTTCCTGTTAAATGTCCTAAGCGATACCGAAGCCGAGGGCGGCGACTGGCCGTTACCTATGCACGGGCCGCATGTTGCTTCGAGTATTCTCACGCCGCCTTCGATAAGGCTTGCGAGGGCTCCGTTATGCGCTATCATGTCGAGCACCTGCTTACTTCCCGGCGATACCGTTGTGCTGACGTTCGGGTTTACCTTGTGCTTACCCTTCTTTAAGACCTCGGCAACGACCATAAGGTCGTTATACGAGGAGTTGGTGCAGCTGCCGATGTTGACCTGGTCTACCTTCATGCCCTCGATTTCCTTTACCTTACACACGTTATCCGGGCTGTGCGGCTGGGCTATCATGGGCTCGAGCTTTGCCAAGTCGATCTCGATTACCTCGTCGTACTCAGCGTCCTTATCGGCGATGAGCTCCTTATAATCCTTTGGCCTCTTCTGCGCGGCAAGGAATGCCTTTGTGTTCTTGTCGCTTGGGAATATGGAAGTAGTTGCGCCAAGCTCCGCGCCCATGTTCGTGATAACGGCCCTCTCTGGTACCGAGAGTGAAGCTACACCGTCGCCGCCGTACTCAAATACCTTGCCAACGCCGCCCTTAACGGTCAAGCGCCTTAGTAGTTCAAGTATTACGTCCTTTGCCGACACCCACGGCTTAAGCTTGCCCTTAAGCTTTACCTGCACTACCTTCGGGAATATCAGGTTAAACGCGCCGCCGCCCATGGCAACCGCTACGTCAAGGCCGCCTGCACCCATGGCCATCATGCCGAGGCCGCCGGATGTCGGGGTGTGGGAGTCGGAGCCAAGAAGCGTCTCGCCGGGCCTTCCAAACCTTTCAAGATGCACCTGGTGGCAGATGCCGTTACCTGCCCTCGAGTACATGATGCCGTACTTGGAGGCTATGGTCTGAAGAAAACGGTGGTCGTCGGCGTTCTCGAATCCTCCGTACTGGAGCGTGTTGTGGTCAACGTAGCTGACAGAGAGCTTGGTCTTGACCTTTGGCACGCCCATTGCCTCGAACTGAAGGTACGCCATGGTGCCGGTAGCGTCCTGCGTGATGGTCTGGTCGATACGGATAGCCACTTCGTTGCCTGCCTTAGGCGTGCCGCTTACGAGATGGCTGTCTATTATCTTTTGCGTAATATTCTTTCCCACGTTCTGAAGCCCTCCTTATATATGGTTTAGGGTGGTTAAAATGTATGTGTTTTCCCTGCGTTTTCCCTGAATTGCCCCGGGTTCCTGAAGGAAGTCTGGGGGCGAAACAGAGGACAAATAAGTTA includes:
- a CDS encoding aconitate hydratase, which gives rise to MGKNITQKIIDSHLVSGTPKAGNEVAIRIDQTITQDATGTMAYLQFEAMGVPKVKTKLSVSYVDHNTLQYGGFENADDHRFLQTIASKYGIMYSRAGNGICHQVHLERFGRPGETLLGSDSHTPTSGGLGMMAMGAGGLDVAVAMGGGAFNLIFPKVVQVKLKGKLKPWVSAKDVILELLRRLTVKGGVGKVFEYGGDGVASLSVPERAVITNMGAELGATTSIFPSDKNTKAFLAAQKRPKDYKELIADKDAEYDEVIEIDLAKLEPMIAQPHSPDNVCKVKEIEGMKVDQVNIGSCTNSSYNDLMVVAEVLKKGKHKVNPNVSTTVSPGSKQVLDMIAHNGALASLIEGGVRILEATCGPCIGNGQSPPSASVSLRTFNRNFEGRSGTKDAKVFLCSPEVAIAAAITGKITDPRKLGKYPKIKTPKTFLVDDSMVLTPSKTPDKVEVMRGPNIQPLPVQAKLSDSIRGKALIKLGDNITTDHITPAGTWLKYRSNVPKYSESVFSAIDAKFHEKAKAAKGGFVIGGENYGQGSSREHAALCPMYLGIKAVIAKSFARIHKDNLVNFGIMPLTFANAADYDSISDGDELELSGLTSGLSKDTVTLKNVTKGKEIKLKHGFTPRQVELILVGGTLNYTKGAA